One genomic segment of Pempheris klunzingeri isolate RE-2024b chromosome 21, fPemKlu1.hap1, whole genome shotgun sequence includes these proteins:
- the LOC139221299 gene encoding CD276 antigen-like, translated as MSAIHTWACFLLWIGFATQDKTPDVTVTCSVSEECVLPCSFPPDSEVTIEWFRQNVVVYKFELEDDDSNESSEEHFEHEQLEGRAVIFPHLISRGNATLILRKTGLKDRGTYRCHVHSSKGEHNAKVIVKVEAPIRGLSLELSRLSGYEEMKCIVRNVFPAPRVTWATEPPTFEDLRPVTRMLADKQGLYTVDSRLKRLNGQPDLIYICKVSTSYGGPSWTTSLREREIRGTQGRDLTIPCYAPPYLNNPFLHWSFNNGEDPSHILSYDSQLGDTVSSPPWHNHVELDGFRVPFGDGSLRLMDPKHLEHSGSYTCVFSVPYNSHTERTEVTIDDPAAGRSMPEGPSYWWIVGLVVGVLVLALVGMLAYLKAKGSTSKPRNDPEEVTELHLVKDSAADRHVTESSPLTVGGTNGQSGLQTGAQLT; from the exons ATGTCAGCGATACACACCTGggcctgtttcctcctctggaTCGGCTTTGCCACGCAGGACAAAACCCCAG ATGTCACGGTGACCTGCAGCGTCTCTGAGGAATGCGTGCTCCCCTGCAGCTTCCCGCCGGACAGCGAGGTGACCATCGAGTGGTTCCGACAGAACGTGGTGGTGTACAAGTTCGAGCTGGAGGACGACGACAGCAATGAAAGCAGCGAAGAGCACTTTGAGCACGAGCAGCTCGAGGGCCGCGCCGTCATCTTCCCACACCTGATATCCCGCGGCAACGCCACCTTGATCCTCAGGAAGACCGGGCTCAAGGACAGGGGCACCTACAGGTGTCACGTGCACAGCTCGAAAGGCGAACACAACGCAAAGGTCATCGTGAAGGTGGAAG cacccATCCGAGGCCTGTCTCTGGAGCTGTCCAGGCTGAGCGGCTACGAAGAGATGAAGTGCATCGTTCGTAATGTCTTCCCGGCCCCTCGTGTAACCTGGGCGACCGAGCCGCCCACTTTCGAGGACCTTCGCCCGGTCACGCGCATGCTGGCCGACAAACAGGGGCTGTACACGGTGGACAGCCGCCTCAAGAGGCTGAACGGACAACCTGACCTCATCTACATCTGTAAAGTCTCCACCTCCTACGGCGGTCCGTCCTGGACCACCTCACTCAGGGAAAGAG AAATTAGAGGAACTCAAGGGAGAGATCTGACCATCCCCTGCTACGCCCCTCCTTACCTGAACAACCCCTTCCTCCACTGGAGCTTCAACAACGGCGAGGACCCCTCCCACATCCTCTCCTACGACAGCCAGTTGGGGGACACCGTCTCCTCGCCGCCGTGGCACAACCACGTGGAGCTGGACGGCTTCAGGGTCCCGTTTGGAGACGGCTCCCTGCGCCTGATGGACCCCAAGCACCTGGAGCACTCGGGCAGCTACACCTGCGTGTTCTCCGTCCCGTACAACAGTCACACCGAACGCACTGAGGTGACCATCGACGATCCTGCCG CTGGGAGGAGCATGCCAGAGGGGCCGTCCTACTGGTGGATCGTCGGTCTGGTGGTGGGGGTGCTGGTTCTGGCGCTGGTGGGCATGTTGGCCTACCTGAAGGCGAAAG GAAGCACCTCAAAGCCCAGAAACGACCCCGAAGAGGTGACAGAGCTGCATTTAGTCAAAG ACTCGGCGGCGGACAGACACGTGACGGAGAGCAGCCCTCTGACCGTCGGCGGCACCAACGGACAGTCGGGCCTCCAGACGGGCGCTCAGCTCACCTGA